The Streptomyces griseiscabiei genome includes a window with the following:
- a CDS encoding glutamate decarboxylase, which yields MPLHRWDNDAPQDAGRDRNGDHRVAVNPFYGQANPVGDMTEAPPKHRLPNAPLAPATAYQVVHDELMLDGNSRLNLATFVTTWMEPEAGVLMGECRDKNMIDKDEYPRTAELERRCVAILADLWNAPDPGAAVGCSTTGSSEACMLAGMALKRRWAKRNADRYSSGGARPNLVMGVNVQVCWDKFCNFWEVEARQVPMEGDRFHLDPAAAAALCDENTIGVVGVLGSTFDGSYEPIAELCAALDELQERTGLDVPVHVDGASGAMVAPFLDEELVWDFRLPRVSSINTSGHKYGLVYPGVGWALWRSAAELPEELVFRVNYLGGDMPTFALNFSRPGAQVVAQYYTFLRLGREGYRAVQQSTRDVAIGLAEQVGKLGDFRLLTRGDELPVFAFTTEEGISSYDVFDVARRMRERGWLVPAYTFPENREDLSVLRVVCRNGFTSDLAGLFLEDLGRLLPELRRQSGPAVRDKGAATGFHH from the coding sequence ATGCCACTGCACCGATGGGACAACGACGCCCCGCAGGACGCCGGGCGCGACCGGAACGGCGACCACCGGGTCGCCGTGAACCCCTTCTACGGCCAGGCCAACCCGGTCGGCGACATGACCGAGGCCCCGCCCAAGCACCGGCTCCCGAACGCGCCGCTGGCCCCCGCCACGGCGTACCAGGTCGTGCACGACGAACTCATGCTGGACGGCAACTCGCGGCTGAACCTCGCCACCTTCGTCACCACCTGGATGGAGCCCGAGGCCGGGGTCCTGATGGGTGAGTGCCGGGACAAGAACATGATCGACAAGGACGAGTACCCGCGGACGGCCGAGCTGGAGCGGCGGTGCGTGGCGATCCTCGCCGATCTGTGGAACGCGCCGGATCCAGGCGCCGCCGTCGGCTGCTCGACCACCGGGTCCAGCGAGGCCTGCATGCTCGCCGGGATGGCCCTCAAGCGGCGGTGGGCCAAGCGCAACGCCGACCGGTACTCCTCCGGGGGCGCGCGGCCCAACCTGGTCATGGGGGTCAACGTCCAGGTCTGCTGGGACAAGTTCTGCAACTTCTGGGAGGTGGAGGCCCGGCAGGTGCCGATGGAGGGCGACCGGTTCCATCTCGACCCGGCGGCGGCCGCGGCGCTCTGCGACGAGAACACCATCGGGGTCGTGGGCGTCCTCGGGTCGACCTTCGACGGGTCGTACGAGCCGATCGCGGAGCTGTGCGCGGCGCTCGACGAGCTGCAGGAGCGTACGGGGCTGGATGTGCCCGTGCATGTCGACGGGGCGTCCGGCGCCATGGTCGCGCCCTTCCTCGACGAGGAGCTGGTGTGGGACTTCCGGCTGCCGCGGGTGTCGTCGATCAACACCTCCGGGCACAAGTACGGGCTGGTGTACCCCGGTGTGGGCTGGGCGCTGTGGCGGTCCGCGGCGGAGCTGCCGGAGGAGCTGGTGTTCCGGGTGAACTACCTGGGCGGGGACATGCCCACGTTCGCGCTGAACTTCTCCCGGCCCGGGGCGCAGGTGGTGGCGCAGTACTACACGTTCCTGCGGCTCGGGCGGGAGGGGTACCGGGCGGTGCAGCAGTCGACGCGGGACGTGGCGATCGGGCTCGCGGAGCAGGTGGGCAAGCTCGGGGACTTCCGGTTGCTGACGCGGGGGGACGAGTTGCCGGTGTTCGCGTTCACCACGGAGGAGGGGATCTCCTCGTACGACGTGTTCGATGTGGCTCGGCGGATGCGGGAGAGGGGGTGGCTGGTGCCGGCGTACACCTTTCCGGAGAACCGGGAGGATCTGTCGGTGCTGCGGGTGGTGTGCCGGAACGGGTTCACGTCCGATCTCGCGGGGTTGTTCCTGGAGGATCTGGGGCGGTTGCTGCCCGAGCTTCGGCGGCAGTCGGGGCCGGCGGTCCGGGACAAGGGGGCGGCCACCGGGTTCCATCACTAG
- a CDS encoding DedA family protein, with translation MQTIALGPSWLDPDYLINSFGIWGLLLIVFAESGLFFGFFLPGDSLLFTAGMLIATDVLDFPLWAAIVLICVSAILGDQVGYMFGKKVGPSLFSRPDSRFFKQENVTKAHEFFEKHGPKSLVLARFVPIVRTFTPIIAGVSGMRYRTFLVFNVVGAILWGAGVTLLGSWLGKIEFVRTNIEAMLLLIVFVSVLPIIIELLKARKAKKNQPEPGQQTPAAGPPVMDDATTQLRRIPPTDPQQQPYDPNQGYGNQGYDNQGYGDQQQGYQDAYGYQQPQQQPYAQQYPQSNQYPQPNQYPQPDNQQGYQGQGQGQDYPRY, from the coding sequence GTGCAGACGATCGCCCTCGGACCGAGTTGGCTGGATCCGGACTACCTGATCAACTCGTTCGGCATCTGGGGCCTGCTCCTGATCGTGTTCGCCGAGTCCGGCCTGTTCTTCGGGTTCTTCCTGCCCGGTGACTCGCTGCTGTTCACGGCGGGCATGCTGATCGCCACCGATGTGCTGGACTTCCCGCTCTGGGCAGCCATCGTCCTGATCTGCGTCTCCGCGATCCTGGGCGACCAGGTGGGCTACATGTTCGGCAAGAAGGTCGGCCCGTCGCTCTTCAGCCGGCCCGACTCCCGCTTCTTCAAGCAGGAGAACGTCACCAAGGCCCACGAGTTCTTCGAGAAGCACGGCCCCAAGTCGCTGGTCCTGGCCCGCTTCGTGCCCATCGTCCGGACGTTCACGCCGATCATCGCGGGCGTCAGCGGCATGCGGTACCGCACGTTCCTGGTCTTCAACGTCGTCGGTGCCATCCTCTGGGGCGCGGGCGTCACCCTCCTCGGCTCCTGGCTCGGCAAGATCGAGTTCGTCAGGACCAATATCGAGGCGATGCTCCTGCTCATCGTCTTCGTCTCGGTGCTGCCGATCATCATCGAGCTCCTCAAGGCGAGGAAGGCGAAGAAGAACCAGCCCGAGCCCGGTCAGCAGACCCCGGCCGCCGGCCCGCCGGTCATGGACGACGCCACGACCCAGCTCCGCCGCATCCCCCCGACCGACCCCCAACAGCAGCCGTACGACCCCAACCAGGGCTATGGCAACCAGGGTTACGACAACCAGGGCTACGGCGACCAGCAGCAGGGCTACCAGGACGCCTACGGCTACCAGCAGCCCCAACAGCAGCCGTACGCCCAGCAGTACCCCCAGTCCAACCAGTACCCCCAGCCCAACCAGTACCCCCAGCCCGACAACCAGCAGGGCTACCAGGGTCAGGGCCAGGGCCAGGACTACCCGCGCTACTGA
- a CDS encoding MerR family transcriptional regulator: MGHTVGQVAGFAGITVRTLHHYDEIGLLVPSERTHAGHRRYGDDDLDRLQQILFYRELGFPLDEVATLLDDQAAGRTDPRVHLRRQHELLTARIEKLRKMAVAVEHAMEARKMGIDLTPEERFEVFGDKDPEQYAEEAEQRWGGTDAYAESQRRTARYTKDDWKRMRDEVADWGARYDALMTAGEEPHGEAAMDMAEEHRRHICAWFYDCPYDMHQGLGEMYVSDERFKAFYDAMRPGLAEHLRDAIDANAARRRP; the protein is encoded by the coding sequence ATGGGTCACACCGTGGGACAGGTGGCGGGCTTCGCCGGCATCACGGTGCGCACGCTGCACCACTACGACGAGATCGGCCTGCTCGTACCGAGCGAGCGCACCCACGCGGGGCACCGCCGCTACGGCGACGACGACCTCGACCGGCTCCAGCAGATCCTGTTCTACCGGGAACTCGGCTTCCCCCTCGACGAGGTCGCGACCCTGCTCGACGATCAGGCCGCCGGGAGAACGGACCCGCGGGTGCATCTGCGCCGTCAGCACGAACTGCTGACCGCCCGGATCGAGAAGCTTCGGAAGATGGCCGTGGCCGTCGAACACGCCATGGAGGCACGCAAGATGGGCATCGATCTCACCCCCGAGGAACGGTTCGAGGTCTTCGGCGACAAGGATCCCGAGCAGTACGCCGAGGAGGCGGAACAGCGCTGGGGCGGCACGGACGCGTACGCCGAGTCGCAGCGCCGCACCGCCAGGTACACCAAGGACGACTGGAAGCGGATGCGGGACGAGGTGGCCGACTGGGGCGCGCGCTACGACGCCCTGATGACGGCCGGTGAGGAGCCGCACGGCGAGGCGGCCATGGACATGGCCGAGGAACACCGGCGGCACATCTGCGCCTGGTTCTACGACTGCCCGTACGACATGCACCAGGGCCTCGGCGAGATGTACGTCTCCGACGAGCGCTTCAAGGCGTTCTACGACGCCATGCGCCCCGGACTCGCCGAACACCTGCGGGACGCGATCGACGCCAACGCGGCCCGGCGGCGCCCCTGA
- a CDS encoding inorganic diphosphatase — MEFDVTIEIPKGSRNKYEVDHETGRIRLDRRLFTSTAYPTDYGFVENTLGEDGDPLDALVILDEPTFPGCLIKCRAIGMFRMTDEAGGDDKLLCVPATDPRQEHLRDIHHVSEFDRLEIQHFFEVYKDLEPGKSVEGADWVGRADAEAEVEKSYKRFKEQGGH; from the coding sequence GTGGAGTTCGACGTCACGATCGAGATTCCGAAGGGTTCGCGGAACAAGTACGAGGTGGACCACGAGACCGGTCGGATCCGCCTGGACCGTCGCCTCTTCACCTCGACCGCCTACCCGACCGACTACGGCTTCGTCGAGAACACCCTCGGCGAGGACGGCGACCCGTTGGACGCGCTGGTCATCCTGGACGAGCCGACGTTCCCGGGCTGCCTCATCAAGTGCCGGGCGATCGGCATGTTCCGGATGACGGACGAGGCCGGCGGGGACGACAAGCTGCTCTGCGTGCCGGCGACGGACCCGCGCCAGGAGCACCTGCGTGACATCCACCACGTGTCGGAGTTCGACCGTCTGGAGATCCAGCACTTCTTCGAGGTCTACAAGGACCTGGAGCCCGGCAAGTCCGTCGAGGGCGCCGACTGGGTCGGCCGCGCCGACGCCGAGGCCGAGGTCGAGAAGTCGTACAAGCGCTTCAAGGAGCAGGGCGGTCACTGA
- a CDS encoding threonine/serine exporter family protein, whose protein sequence is MTEPGNGGADEDRKPGSDEAGGTFVPVGVVLGIDGDASVTSEFAVPAGLDVPAAPVESEAQTTSEFALPEGLAPPEPVVAEQEGSAFSVPRTYSARHAPAAFTPAGGIPAVSLTKDVPWQDRMRTMLRMPVAERPAPEPSARTEGESGPAVPRVLDLTLRIGELLLAGGEGAEDVEAAMFAVCRSYGLDRCEPTVTFTQLSVTYQPSLVDDPVTASRIVRRRATDYTRLAAVFHLVDDLSDPESAISLEEAYRRLAEMRRNRHPYPGWALTVASGLLAGAASVLVGGGVVVFVAAALGAMLGDRLAWLCSGRGLPEFYQFLVAAMPPAAIGVALTVTHVDVEASAVITGGLFALLPGRALVAGVQDGLTGFYITASARLLEVMYLFVGIVVGVLLVLYFGVKLGAELNPDAALGSADRPWLQLGASMLLSLTFAVLLQQERSTVLAVTLNGGVAWAVYGAMHDAGDISPVASTAVAAGLVGLFGQLLSRYRFASALPYTTAAIGPLLPGSATYFGLLGFAQNDVDAGLVSLTKAAALAMAIAIGVNLGSELFRLFLPGAARVGRKAAKRTRGF, encoded by the coding sequence GTGACGGAGCCCGGGAACGGCGGGGCGGACGAGGACCGCAAGCCGGGGTCGGACGAGGCGGGCGGCACGTTCGTGCCGGTGGGCGTCGTGCTGGGGATCGACGGCGACGCGTCGGTGACCTCGGAGTTCGCGGTGCCGGCCGGGCTGGACGTGCCGGCCGCGCCGGTGGAGTCCGAGGCGCAGACGACCTCGGAGTTCGCCCTGCCGGAGGGGCTCGCGCCGCCCGAGCCGGTGGTGGCGGAGCAGGAGGGGTCCGCGTTCAGCGTGCCGCGGACCTACAGCGCGCGGCACGCGCCGGCGGCGTTCACACCGGCCGGCGGGATTCCGGCGGTCAGTCTGACCAAGGACGTGCCCTGGCAGGACCGGATGCGCACGATGCTGCGGATGCCGGTGGCGGAGCGGCCCGCGCCGGAGCCCTCGGCGCGTACGGAGGGCGAGTCGGGGCCCGCGGTGCCGCGTGTGCTCGACCTCACGCTGCGCATCGGTGAACTGCTGCTCGCGGGCGGCGAGGGCGCGGAGGACGTGGAGGCGGCGATGTTCGCCGTGTGCCGGTCCTACGGTCTCGACCGCTGCGAGCCGACGGTGACGTTCACCCAGTTGTCGGTCACCTATCAGCCGTCGCTGGTGGACGACCCGGTCACGGCGTCCCGGATCGTCCGGCGCCGGGCGACCGACTACACCCGGCTCGCGGCCGTCTTCCATCTGGTGGACGACCTCAGCGACCCGGAGAGCGCGATCTCGCTGGAGGAGGCGTACCGGCGGCTCGCGGAGATGCGGCGCAACCGGCACCCGTACCCCGGCTGGGCGCTGACCGTGGCGAGCGGGCTGCTGGCGGGCGCGGCGTCCGTGCTGGTCGGCGGTGGGGTGGTCGTCTTCGTGGCCGCGGCGCTGGGCGCGATGCTCGGCGACCGGCTGGCCTGGCTGTGCTCGGGGCGGGGGCTGCCGGAGTTCTACCAGTTCCTGGTGGCGGCGATGCCCCCGGCGGCGATCGGGGTGGCGCTGACCGTGACGCACGTGGACGTGGAGGCGTCCGCCGTGATCACCGGTGGGCTCTTCGCCCTGCTGCCCGGACGGGCGCTGGTGGCGGGCGTGCAGGACGGGCTGACCGGCTTCTACATCACCGCCTCCGCCCGGCTCCTGGAGGTCATGTACCTCTTCGTGGGCATCGTGGTGGGGGTGCTGCTGGTCCTGTACTTCGGCGTGAAGCTGGGGGCCGAGCTGAACCCGGACGCGGCGCTCGGCAGCGCGGACCGGCCGTGGCTGCAGCTCGGAGCGTCGATGCTGCTGTCGCTGACCTTCGCGGTCCTGCTCCAGCAGGAACGATCCACCGTGCTCGCGGTGACCCTCAACGGGGGTGTGGCGTGGGCCGTCTACGGGGCGATGCACGACGCGGGCGACATCTCGCCCGTCGCCTCCACGGCGGTGGCGGCCGGGCTGGTGGGGCTGTTCGGGCAGTTGCTGTCGCGCTACCGGTTCGCCTCCGCGCTGCCGTACACGACCGCGGCGATCGGGCCCCTGCTGCCGGGATCGGCCACGTACTTCGGGCTGTTGGGGTTCGCGCAGAACGATGTGGACGCGGGCTTGGTGTCGCTGACGAAGGCGGCGGCGCTGGCGATGGCCATCGCGATCGGGGTGAACCTCGGGTCCGAGCTGTTCCGGTTGTTCCTGCCGGGCGCCGCGCGGGTCGGGCGTAAGGCTGCGAAGAGGACGCGGGGCTTCTAG
- a CDS encoding PucR family transcriptional regulator, whose protein sequence is MPTLDYLINDRPSLLLRFLQPGHAPRHGATRVTEVVARPLSGPPPAALDTPFESGTLFLTVLDATGPASSAAPEPPALSPSAVRALDHLIRLLARRKAAGLVLATPGHALPALPEGTLAAANRLALPLLTTSAEPGAWDDANEDLRLRRAQYAERQVEHLDGLLNRLPARLADPTATRRIADWLSVTLDAEVLVTSARRGILAAAPDGAATTLAHVTTSAPGARPSPPGAPGDAPRHTRIVSISPGAPGAPGAPGTSGSSGSSGPSASEAPPGPADEARLAIASRTPFDSAGAALIQHAAKLLGLCDQARREHQVRTETPRAVRHAAFQLLMRGETVLAQVVYTGAAQALLDTDTARVFVVDTGPQEREATLGWCERALADQAIVSACPGKPKHILVLDPAPEGDGVETVLKEMIAARRGHLMGQSRPYPIAETAVGYLEALTAVGDAAGTPHRIRLGGARAKFAPLLPRRQAQRWAAALMAPLLDDFPGRGDERKLLLETLPTALSFKHTEAAGGLGVHRNTITQRLDRAGRILSLDLRGSANDRVLTLLALDILALPHPPAAGPGPTEASDPPEAPDFAALMAAGVADGGPTAWAEERLRPVRADQRGLVETLCVWLENNLGTRETARALGISEATVRNHTRDAAALLGMDFSTRMVGITDTDVVTVADIALALHVLLGRPALTQPPRPARAERNA, encoded by the coding sequence GTGCCCACCCTCGACTACTTGATCAACGACCGGCCGTCGCTGCTGCTGCGGTTCCTGCAGCCGGGCCACGCGCCCCGCCACGGCGCGACCCGGGTCACCGAGGTCGTCGCCCGGCCGCTGTCCGGGCCGCCGCCCGCCGCACTCGATACTCCGTTCGAAAGCGGGACGCTGTTCCTGACCGTCCTGGACGCGACCGGCCCGGCGTCCTCCGCCGCCCCGGAGCCGCCCGCCCTGTCACCCTCCGCCGTCCGGGCCCTCGATCACCTGATCCGCCTCCTGGCCCGGCGGAAGGCGGCCGGCCTGGTGCTCGCCACCCCCGGCCACGCCCTGCCCGCCCTCCCCGAGGGCACCCTCGCCGCCGCGAACCGCCTGGCACTGCCCCTGCTGACGACCTCCGCCGAGCCCGGCGCCTGGGACGACGCCAACGAGGATCTGCGGCTGCGGCGCGCCCAGTACGCGGAACGCCAGGTCGAGCACCTCGACGGTCTCCTCAACCGCCTCCCGGCCCGCCTCGCCGACCCCACCGCGACCCGGCGCATCGCCGACTGGCTCTCCGTGACCCTGGACGCCGAGGTCCTCGTCACCTCGGCCCGCCGGGGCATCCTCGCCGCCGCCCCCGACGGCGCCGCCACGACCCTGGCCCACGTCACCACCAGCGCGCCCGGCGCACGCCCGTCACCGCCGGGCGCCCCCGGCGACGCCCCCCGGCACACCCGGATCGTGTCCATCTCCCCAGGAGCCCCAGGAGCCCCAGGAGCCCCAGGCACCTCGGGGTCCTCGGGGTCCTCGGGACCCTCCGCATCCGAGGCACCCCCGGGCCCCGCCGACGAGGCCCGGCTCGCCATCGCCTCCCGCACCCCCTTCGACAGCGCGGGCGCGGCCCTGATCCAGCACGCGGCGAAGCTCCTCGGGCTGTGCGACCAGGCCCGCCGGGAGCACCAGGTCAGGACCGAGACCCCGCGAGCGGTACGGCACGCCGCGTTCCAGCTGCTCATGCGGGGCGAGACGGTGCTGGCGCAGGTCGTCTACACGGGCGCCGCCCAGGCCCTGCTGGACACCGACACGGCCCGGGTCTTCGTCGTCGACACGGGCCCGCAGGAGCGCGAGGCCACCCTCGGCTGGTGCGAGCGGGCCCTCGCCGACCAGGCGATCGTGTCCGCCTGCCCGGGCAAACCGAAGCACATCCTCGTCCTCGACCCCGCCCCGGAGGGCGACGGCGTCGAGACGGTCCTCAAGGAGATGATCGCGGCCCGCCGGGGTCATCTGATGGGCCAGAGCCGGCCGTACCCGATCGCGGAGACGGCCGTCGGCTATCTGGAGGCGCTGACGGCGGTCGGCGACGCCGCCGGGACGCCGCACCGCATCAGGCTGGGCGGCGCCAGGGCCAAGTTCGCCCCCCTGCTCCCCAGGCGGCAGGCGCAACGCTGGGCGGCGGCCCTGATGGCCCCGCTGCTGGACGACTTCCCGGGCCGGGGCGATGAGCGGAAGCTGCTGCTGGAGACCCTCCCGACCGCCCTCAGCTTCAAGCACACGGAGGCCGCCGGCGGCCTCGGCGTCCACCGGAACACCATCACCCAGCGCCTCGACCGAGCGGGCCGGATCCTCTCCCTCGACCTGCGCGGCTCGGCCAACGACCGCGTCCTGACCCTCCTCGCCCTCGACATCCTCGCCCTCCCGCACCCGCCCGCCGCGGGGCCCGGGCCGACCGAGGCCTCCGACCCGCCGGAGGCTCCGGACTTCGCCGCGCTGATGGCCGCCGGGGTCGCGGACGGCGGTCCCACGGCCTGGGCGGAGGAGCGGCTGCGTCCCGTCCGGGCCGATCAGCGCGGCCTCGTCGAGACCCTCTGCGTCTGGCTGGAGAACAACCTCGGCACCAGGGAGACCGCCCGCGCCCTGGGCATCTCCGAGGCCACCGTCCGCAACCACACCCGGGACGCCGCCGCCCTCCTCGGCATGGACTTCTCCACCAGGATGGTCGGCATCACCGACACCGACGTGGTGACCGTCGCCGACATCGCCCTCGCCCTGCACGTCCTGCTGGGCCGCCCGGCCCTGACCCAGCCGCCCCGTCCCGCGAGGGCCGAGCGAAACGCCTGA
- the dacB gene encoding D-alanyl-D-alanine carboxypeptidase/D-alanyl-D-alanine endopeptidase: MVVREPKVWRAARPRVLRVVHGAKPGIARVTRAVKPGAARVAQAVKPGVVRVTSAVTARSSQLAGSTKKLTTLQFTAGAATLGLVFSAGAVAAAGPWDSSGQRTAERDWAASRDSQGGADHGRGSGAAAGAPKPAPSAPSVLAGLGGASGADTAPASAALTAALDPFLKSPVLGPRVAAVVVDVETGEQLYSRNADDALTPASTTKIATAVAALSALGPDHRVGTRTVLDPDSAEVVLVGGGDPTLTAHKDTKGYASLRTLADRTAAALDKRHLNEVTLTYDTSLYKGPEQHTIGVNPNLALVVPLMADEARLDGSSSGSTDRDPDPAGAATATFADLLEERGIKAKTEGSAEAAKDAKQLAEVSSPPLSTLVERMLTESDNDIAEALARHIALAAGEKPSFEGGAAAIKKELKKLEVPLTGVEFADGSGLSRGNELTPALLTALLAKSASASHPELRPVLTGLPVAGFTGTLRTRYTDDATGTGVVRAKTGTLSNVNTLAGTVVDADGRLLAFAFLATETDLADTDAAKKALTDATSTLATCGCR; this comes from the coding sequence GTGGTCGTGCGGGAGCCGAAGGTCTGGCGGGCCGCGAGACCGCGCGTGCTGCGGGTGGTGCACGGCGCGAAGCCGGGGATCGCGCGCGTCACGCGCGCCGTGAAGCCCGGTGCCGCGCGCGTCGCACAGGCGGTGAAACCCGGCGTCGTACGCGTCACGAGCGCCGTCACGGCACGCTCTTCGCAGCTCGCGGGGAGCACGAAGAAGCTCACGACCCTCCAGTTCACCGCCGGCGCGGCCACCCTGGGGCTGGTGTTCTCGGCCGGGGCGGTGGCCGCCGCCGGACCCTGGGACTCCTCCGGTCAGCGTACGGCCGAGCGCGACTGGGCGGCATCGCGCGACAGCCAGGGTGGCGCAGATCACGGACGCGGTTCCGGTGCCGCGGCGGGGGCGCCCAAGCCCGCGCCGAGCGCCCCCTCGGTGCTCGCCGGCCTCGGCGGCGCCTCCGGCGCGGACACCGCGCCCGCGTCCGCCGCCCTGACGGCCGCCCTCGACCCGTTCCTGAAGTCACCCGTCCTCGGCCCCCGCGTCGCCGCCGTCGTCGTCGACGTCGAGACCGGCGAGCAGCTGTACTCCCGGAACGCGGACGACGCGCTGACCCCCGCCTCCACCACCAAGATCGCCACGGCGGTCGCGGCGCTCTCGGCGCTCGGCCCCGACCACCGCGTCGGGACCCGGACGGTCCTGGACCCGGACTCCGCCGAGGTCGTCCTCGTCGGCGGCGGCGACCCCACCCTCACCGCCCACAAGGACACCAAGGGCTACGCGAGCCTGCGCACCCTCGCCGACCGGACGGCCGCCGCCCTCGACAAGCGTCACCTGAACGAGGTCACCCTCACCTACGACACCTCCCTCTACAAGGGCCCCGAGCAGCACACCATCGGCGTGAACCCCAACCTCGCCCTGGTCGTGCCCCTGATGGCCGACGAGGCCCGTCTCGACGGCTCGTCCAGCGGCAGCACGGACCGGGACCCCGACCCGGCGGGCGCGGCGACCGCGACATTCGCGGACCTCCTGGAGGAGCGGGGCATCAAGGCGAAGACCGAGGGCTCCGCCGAAGCCGCGAAGGACGCGAAGCAGCTCGCCGAGGTCTCCTCCCCGCCCCTGTCCACCCTGGTCGAGCGCATGCTCACCGAGAGCGACAACGACATCGCCGAGGCCCTCGCCCGGCACATCGCGCTCGCGGCGGGCGAGAAGCCGAGCTTCGAGGGCGGCGCGGCGGCCATCAAGAAGGAGCTCAAGAAGCTCGAAGTGCCCCTGACCGGGGTCGAGTTCGCCGACGGCAGCGGCCTCAGCCGGGGCAACGAGCTGACCCCCGCCCTCCTCACCGCCCTCCTGGCCAAATCCGCGTCCGCCTCCCACCCCGAACTCCGCCCCGTCCTCACCGGCCTCCCCGTGGCCGGCTTCACCGGCACCCTGCGCACCCGCTACACCGACGACGCCACCGGCACCGGCGTCGTCCGCGCCAAGACCGGCACCCTCAGCAACGTCAACACCCTCGCCGGCACGGTCGTCGACGCCGACGGCCGCCTCCTCGCCTTCGCCTTCCTGGCCACGGAGACGGACCTCGCCGACACGGACGCCGCCAAGAAGGCCCTCACCGACGCCACCTCGACCCTGGCGACCTGCGGCTGCCGCTGA